The following are encoded in a window of Rosa chinensis cultivar Old Blush chromosome 4, RchiOBHm-V2, whole genome shotgun sequence genomic DNA:
- the LOC112199633 gene encoding high affinity nitrate transporter 2.5 produces MEFQSESPKFALTVDSDHKATEFKIFSIAKPHMRAFHLAWFSYFSCFLTTFAAAPLLPVIRDNLNLTTTDIGNAGIASVSGAVFARIAMGTLSDLFGPRLASASLLLLTAPAVFLFSMASSPISFLLLRFCVGISLANFVPTMFWMSSMFSPPVVGTANGFAGGWGNFGGGATQLIMPLVFGLIQHNVGAAKFTAWRIAFQIPAVFQVLSAFAILLFGQDMPDGNFHRLEKSGDKPKDKFSTVFWHGVKNYRGWILALTYGYCFGVELTVDNIIAEYFYDRFNLKLHTAGIIAATFGLANIVSRPTGGVLSDLMARRFGMRGRLWTLWVLQTLGGVFCVILGRVGSLKASIGVMVLFSLCCQSACGLTYGVVPFVSRRSLGVISGMTGGGGSLGAVLTQLIFFKGTKYSKETGITLMGVMIMCCTLPMTLIHFPQWGGMLSGPSSINTATEEEYYMSEWTSVEKEKGFHCASVKFAENSRSERGKSDSLTRTSDEVSPTVHV; encoded by the exons ATGGAATTCCAGTCCGAGTCCCCAAAGTTTGCTCTGACTGTGGACTCTGATCACAAGGCAACAGAGTTCAAAATCTTCTCCATAGCCAAACCGCACATGCGAGCCTTTCACTTAGCTTGGTTCTCATACTTCTCATGCTTCCTCACCACTTTTGCCGCAGCACCTCTACTCCCCGTCATCCGGGACAACCTCAACCTCACCACCACCGACATCGGCAACGCCGGAATCGCTTCTGTCTCCGGCGCAGTCTTTGCCCGAATAGCAATGGGGACTCTCTCCGACTTATTCGGACCGCGTCTCGCCTCTGCCTCACTCCTACTCCTCACTGCACCAGCTGTCTTCTTATTCTCAATGGCCTCATCCcccatttcttttctcttattGCGTTTTTGCGTCGGCATCTCTTTGGCCAACTTTGTTCCAACCATGTTCTGGATGAGCTCTATGTTTTCGCCTCCGGTGGTCGGCACGGCAAATGGCTTCGCCGGCGGTTGGGGAAACTTTGGTGGTGGTGCGACGCAGCTGATCATGCCACTTGTGTTTGGCCTCATTCAACATAACGTTGGCGCTGCCAAGTTCACTGCTTGGCGAATAGCGTTCCAAATCCCTGCCGTGTTTCAGGTGCTCTCCGCATTTGCCATTTTGCTGTTCGGGCAGGATATGCCGGACGGTAACTTCCACCGGTTGGAGAAGTCCGGTGACAAACCGAAAGACAAGTTTTCGACTGTTTTCTGGCATGGGGTTAAAAATTACAGAGGGTGGATTCTGGCATTGACTTATGGCTATTGCTTTGGGGTTGAGCTCACTGTGGACAATATCATAGCTGAGTACTTTTACGACAGATTCAATCTCAAGCTTCACACTGCAGGGATTATAGCGGCGACTTTCGGGTTGGCCAATATTGTTTCTAGACCGACAGGAGGGGTTTTATCAGATTTGATGGCGAGGAGGTTTGGGATGAGGGGGAGGCTGTGGACTCTGTGGGTGCTGCAAACTTTGGGGGGTGTGTTCTGTGTGATTCTTGGGAGAGTTGGTTCTCTGAAGGCTTCTATTGGTGTCATGGTTTTGTTCTCCTTGTGTTGCCAAAGTGCTTGTGGGCTTACATATGGAGTGGTACCTTTTGTTTCCAGAAG GTCACTAGGTGTCATCTCTGGTATGACAGGGGGTGGTGGAAGCTTGGGTGCAGTTCTGACCCAACTTATTTTCTTCAAAGGAACCAAGTATTCGAAAGAAACAGGGATTACTCTAATGGGGGTCATGATCATGTGCTGCACTCTCCCAATGACTCTAATACATTTCCCGCAATGGGGTGGAATGCTAAGTGGTCCATCATCTATAAACACTGCCACTGAAGAGGAGTACTACATGTCCGAATGGACTTCAGTGGAGAAGGAGAAAGGTTTTCATTGTGCAAGTGTGAAATTCGCTGAGAACAGCAGAAGCGAAAGGGGAAAGTCTGACTCTTTAACCAGGACCTCTGATGAGGTTTCACCAACGGTACATGTTTAA